In the Sulfitobacter pacificus genome, one interval contains:
- a CDS encoding TRAP transporter substrate-binding protein, which produces MKVSDKLGGISRRDLFRVAGQYGMSSTLLAAGSFGGAMSLANLASAAESSYDKRFKKEAKFTFKFGAAGFNERNLLIERAGCLEFARDLESRTDGEIRVEFIGDNQICGQTSCVEKTQQGIVDIYAASTQNSAGGAPYLNVLDYAYMFRNRADQYHFLYSPESAKLLREPYEKRHGLKFLFSHAELRGIQLGLAWEDKDTVTSVEQLAGTKNRVTGTQLGRIAMEAMNLNPVPVAWEETLDGLKQGLIDGAETWASAVAYANMSPVVSQSVHLNFFCGTEHTAMSAKAFDSLGGELQDAVMESSYLAQVHVQAANEAALVKTVGQSDPQLPGTIFAQNNVRNAFLSDAEIKKAEEMCSPEYQPQLWEQWRERLNGWSGGHDTYQEIYDSVRTLPADTLPENVEPRRWWKS; this is translated from the coding sequence ATGAAAGTATCGGATAAACTAGGCGGCATTTCGCGGCGCGACCTGTTCAGGGTTGCAGGGCAATACGGCATGTCATCCACACTGCTGGCCGCGGGCAGCTTTGGCGGCGCGATGAGCCTCGCCAATCTGGCAAGCGCAGCAGAATCGTCCTACGACAAGCGCTTCAAGAAAGAAGCCAAGTTCACATTCAAATTCGGTGCCGCCGGATTTAACGAACGTAACCTGTTGATTGAACGTGCAGGTTGCCTTGAATTCGCCCGCGATCTGGAAAGCCGCACAGACGGTGAGATCCGCGTCGAATTCATCGGCGACAACCAGATTTGTGGCCAGACATCCTGTGTTGAAAAGACGCAGCAGGGTATCGTCGACATCTATGCAGCTTCCACACAAAACTCTGCCGGTGGCGCGCCTTACCTGAACGTGCTGGACTATGCCTATATGTTCCGCAACCGCGCGGATCAGTATCATTTCCTCTATTCACCAGAATCAGCCAAGCTGCTGCGCGAACCCTATGAGAAACGCCACGGGCTGAAATTTCTATTCTCACATGCCGAACTGCGCGGCATTCAGCTGGGTCTGGCCTGGGAAGACAAGGACACGGTGACCTCCGTTGAACAGCTGGCCGGTACCAAGAACCGCGTCACCGGCACCCAGCTGGGCCGGATCGCAATGGAAGCAATGAACCTGAACCCGGTTCCGGTGGCATGGGAAGAAACCCTCGATGGCCTGAAGCAGGGCCTGATTGATGGGGCGGAAACATGGGCCTCTGCTGTGGCCTACGCCAACATGTCCCCCGTGGTGTCCCAATCTGTGCATCTGAACTTCTTCTGCGGCACAGAACACACCGCGATGTCGGCCAAAGCCTTTGATTCACTTGGCGGTGAATTGCAGGATGCGGTGATGGAATCTTCCTATCTTGCTCAGGTCCATGTGCAGGCGGCAAACGAGGCCGCACTGGTCAAAACAGTGGGCCAGTCCGACCCACAGCTGCCCGGCACCATCTTTGCCCAGAACAATGTACGCAACGCCTTCCTCTCTGATGCAGAGATCAAAAAGGCCGAGGAAATGTGTTCGCCCGAGTATCAGCCGCAGCTGTGGGAACAATGGCGCGAGCGGCTTAACGGTTGGTCAGGCGGTCACGATACTTATCAGGAAATCTATGACTCAGTGCGCACCCTGCCCGCAGATACCCTACCGGAAAATGTTGAACCGCGTCGCTGGTGGAAATCATAA
- a CDS encoding TRAP transporter small permease has protein sequence MSIWAEAGAVIPAIFAGSAWEMRDAFYTDGMWIFCFFVTLIGGILANQFFKRLPFMDRHLERGIAVATYLMIAAIIFWGVIDRFIFSSQWSGSTTVPPFLFMIMAWFGCSYNVRLRTHLSFSEFRAKMKPTGQMAALTLDGVLWFGFCWIAITTSLRFTAYSADNFQLVDGIDNTMKWWFYITVPVAFILMSGRVVGNWLDDWRNYRSGNEIIQTAVIGGEV, from the coding sequence ATGTCAATTTGGGCCGAAGCGGGAGCCGTCATTCCCGCGATTTTTGCCGGGAGCGCATGGGAAATGCGTGATGCTTTCTACACTGACGGCATGTGGATTTTCTGTTTCTTTGTCACGTTGATCGGGGGCATTCTGGCCAATCAATTTTTCAAAAGATTGCCATTCATGGACCGGCATCTGGAACGCGGCATCGCCGTTGCAACCTATCTGATGATTGCCGCAATCATCTTCTGGGGCGTCATCGACCGGTTTATCTTTTCCAGCCAATGGTCAGGCTCCACCACCGTGCCCCCGTTCCTGTTTATGATCATGGCATGGTTTGGCTGTTCGTATAACGTCCGCCTGCGCACCCACCTCAGTTTCAGCGAATTCCGCGCCAAGATGAAGCCGACAGGCCAGATGGCCGCCCTGACGCTGGATGGTGTTTTGTGGTTCGGTTTCTGCTGGATCGCCATCACAACCTCCCTGCGGTTCACCGCCTATTCCGCCGATAACTTCCAGCTGGTCGATGGCATCGATAATACAATGAAATGGTGGTTCTACATCACTGTACCGGTTGCCTTTATCCTGATGTCAGGCCGCGTTGTCGGCAATTGGCTGGACGATTGGCGAAACTACCGATCCGGCAATGAGATCATTCAAACAGCGGTTATCGGGGGGGAAGTCTGA
- a CDS encoding TRAP transporter large permease has product MSDGTWVTLISLAVTLFFMLGTPVLLVIFYWVIGCSFVIGLPLDNTGNELLNVFNKGFALLAMPLFILTGDLINQSGIARRLSDFAYACLGWLRGGLAMAAIAACGLFAAISGSNSATTATIGSMLHPEMVKGGYDERFSAATAAAGGTVGIIIPPSIIFIVYGFLMNLPISELFIAGIVPGALMVLGMMTAAFIICTVNGWGFLITLSPWRVFKTAVGAWLGFFAIGLVLWGIYTGKFSPTEAAGVTVGFCIIVGLICFPINKLMGSDPDQPVTEKSLLSMIVVEGFTLPSLPAIVSRSAQITGILVPLIAVSVAMQQVLSSLGAKETIGDFVTGMGGYYAVLFTSMAIVFVTGMILESLPVTIILAPILAPIAVSVGIDPIHFAVIFLVGASIGFITPPYGLNLYVASGVTGVPYFRLLRYATMYLIALISVWFCVALMPSLSKTLLPGGGIFEILSGGGG; this is encoded by the coding sequence ATGTCAGACGGTACATGGGTCACACTTATCTCACTGGCTGTGACGCTGTTTTTTATGCTCGGCACACCGGTGTTGCTGGTCATCTTTTACTGGGTCATCGGCTGTAGCTTTGTCATCGGTCTGCCGCTGGACAATACCGGCAATGAACTGCTGAATGTCTTTAACAAGGGGTTTGCCTTGCTGGCGATGCCGCTGTTCATCCTGACAGGGGATCTGATCAACCAGTCCGGCATTGCCCGGCGGCTCTCGGATTTTGCCTATGCCTGTCTGGGCTGGCTGCGCGGCGGTCTGGCCATGGCAGCAATTGCGGCCTGCGGATTGTTCGCGGCCATCTCGGGTTCGAACTCTGCCACCACGGCCACCATTGGTTCGATGTTGCATCCCGAAATGGTCAAGGGGGGCTATGACGAACGTTTCTCTGCGGCCACTGCTGCCGCGGGGGGCACGGTCGGTATCATCATCCCACCCTCGATCATCTTTATCGTCTATGGCTTTTTGATGAACCTGCCAATCTCGGAGCTGTTCATCGCGGGTATCGTGCCGGGTGCGCTGATGGTGCTGGGCATGATGACCGCCGCCTTCATCATCTGCACGGTCAACGGCTGGGGCTTCCTGATCACCCTGTCACCTTGGCGCGTTTTCAAAACCGCAGTGGGGGCATGGTTGGGTTTCTTTGCCATCGGTCTGGTGCTTTGGGGCATCTATACCGGCAAATTCTCCCCGACAGAGGCCGCTGGCGTGACCGTCGGCTTTTGTATCATCGTCGGATTGATCTGTTTTCCGATCAACAAACTGATGGGCAGCGACCCGGATCAGCCTGTCACCGAGAAAAGCCTGCTGTCGATGATCGTCGTCGAAGGGTTCACCCTGCCCAGCCTGCCAGCCATCGTATCACGTTCAGCGCAGATTACTGGCATTCTGGTGCCGCTGATTGCAGTGTCAGTGGCCATGCAGCAAGTGCTCTCCTCGCTGGGGGCCAAGGAAACCATCGGTGATTTTGTGACCGGCATGGGCGGCTATTACGCGGTGCTATTCACTTCAATGGCGATTGTATTTGTCACCGGCATGATCCTTGAATCCCTGCCCGTCACGATCATCCTCGCCCCGATCCTGGCCCCGATTGCCGTATCGGTCGGCATTGATCCGATCCATTTTGCGGTGATCTTTTTGGTCGGTGCCTCTATCGGGTTTATCACGCCACCCTACGGGTTGAACCTCTATGTCGCCTCGGGGGTGACGGGGGTGCCCTATTTCCGCCTGCTGCGCTATGCAACGATGTATCTGATCGCCCTGATTTCGGTCTGGTTCTGTGTCGCGCTGATGCCATCCCTGTCAAAGACCCTGCTGCCGGGTGGTGGAATCTTTGAAATTCTGTCAGGTGGAGGTGGATAA
- a CDS encoding IclR family transcriptional regulator, translating into MPDARESDKAIPTNLRLLLLLEEVARVGIPVTPTATNEVLGLPKPTVHRLFHRLEEEGFLQRDVDGRSYSAGQRLRKLSANVLSSSRIRVARLAVLHALTDEVGETCNIATADREGMLYIDRVETKWPLRIQLPIGTTVPFHCTASGKMYLSSLSPRHLAKFLSSAALEAHTDKTLTTAEALMSEISAIRERGYSTDNEEFMDGMVAVAVPIRDDLGRLMSTISLHAPDQRVSISDLENHLDRLRRAAQDLSEMMQS; encoded by the coding sequence ATGCCCGACGCGCGTGAATCTGACAAAGCGATTCCAACCAATCTGCGGTTGCTCTTGCTGCTGGAAGAGGTCGCGCGCGTCGGGATTCCCGTGACCCCCACCGCCACAAACGAGGTGCTGGGCCTGCCCAAACCAACCGTGCACCGCCTGTTCCATCGGCTGGAAGAAGAGGGTTTCCTGCAACGTGACGTCGACGGGCGGTCCTATTCTGCAGGCCAACGGCTGCGTAAACTTTCGGCCAATGTTCTGTCGTCCTCCCGTATCCGCGTGGCCCGCCTTGCCGTGCTGCATGCGCTGACCGATGAGGTGGGCGAAACCTGCAACATCGCCACAGCAGACCGCGAAGGCATGCTCTATATTGACCGAGTCGAAACCAAATGGCCGTTGCGCATCCAGCTGCCCATCGGCACAACCGTCCCGTTCCATTGCACCGCCAGTGGCAAGATGTACCTCTCTTCTTTGTCACCGCGCCATCTGGCCAAGTTTCTCTCCTCGGCCGCGCTGGAGGCACATACCGATAAAACCCTGACAACAGCTGAAGCGTTAATGTCTGAAATATCGGCCATTCGGGAACGTGGCTATTCAACCGACAACGAAGAGTTCATGGACGGCATGGTCGCGGTTGCCGTGCCGATCCGCGATGATCTGGGGCGGCTGATGTCCACCATCTCGCTGCATGCACCGGATCAGCGGGTCAGCATATCGGATCTTGAAAACCATCTGGATCGGCTGCGCCGCGCCGCACAGGATCTGTCAGAGATGATGCAAAGCTGA
- a CDS encoding winged helix-turn-helix domain-containing protein yields the protein MLRLDNAQARRVFLDRHRLAEVPQGGASGNDLLSLIESLGFVQLDSINTVARAHDLILFARRPRYRPAALKTLYEKQRALFEHWTHDAAVIPMAFYPQWHLRRKRDAERLRRRWQKDRRAGFEAQFQVILDQIKSEGPVCSGDVGKDETRGSGGWWDWHPSKTALEYLWRSGALCVVGRDGFKKRYDLTERVLEKHLCDDLHVPDEAETVDWCCAQALARLGFATHGELAAFWAHITPAEARQWCQRELAAGRLEQVEIIGADGSVKLAFARPGLDEDPALGVAPTNRLRILSPFDPALRDRKRAERLFGFTYRIEVFVPEPQRSFGYYVFPILQGDQIVGRTDMKAFRDQNVLRVKALWSEGKVRWGKARQAALEAELERVKRLAGVEQVVFEDGWMRGSALHHL from the coding sequence ATGCTACGGCTTGACAATGCACAGGCAAGGCGGGTGTTTCTAGACCGGCACAGGCTGGCCGAGGTGCCACAGGGTGGCGCGTCCGGGAATGACCTTCTGTCACTGATTGAAAGCCTTGGGTTTGTGCAGCTGGACAGCATTAACACCGTGGCACGGGCGCATGATCTGATCCTGTTTGCGCGCCGGCCAAGGTATCGGCCTGCGGCGTTAAAGACGCTTTATGAAAAGCAGCGGGCCTTGTTTGAACATTGGACCCATGATGCGGCGGTGATCCCGATGGCGTTCTATCCGCAGTGGCATTTGCGCCGGAAACGGGATGCAGAGCGGTTGCGGCGACGTTGGCAAAAGGACCGGCGCGCCGGGTTCGAGGCGCAGTTTCAGGTAATTCTGGACCAGATCAAATCTGAAGGACCGGTATGTTCGGGGGATGTAGGCAAGGATGAGACGCGCGGGTCGGGCGGCTGGTGGGACTGGCACCCGTCCAAGACCGCGCTGGAATATCTCTGGCGTTCAGGTGCGCTATGTGTTGTCGGGCGGGACGGGTTCAAGAAACGCTATGACCTGACTGAACGGGTGTTGGAAAAACATCTGTGTGACGATCTGCATGTGCCGGATGAAGCCGAGACAGTTGATTGGTGCTGTGCGCAGGCCTTGGCACGGTTGGGGTTTGCCACACATGGTGAGTTGGCGGCGTTTTGGGCGCATATCACCCCGGCAGAAGCGCGCCAGTGGTGTCAGCGCGAACTGGCTGCGGGGCGGTTGGAGCAGGTGGAGATCATCGGCGCGGACGGCAGTGTAAAACTGGCCTTTGCGCGGCCCGGATTGGATGAAGATCCGGCATTGGGCGTGGCACCGACAAACCGGCTGCGAATCCTGAGCCCGTTTGACCCGGCGCTGCGCGATCGCAAGCGGGCAGAACGGTTGTTTGGCTTCACTTATCGGATCGAGGTGTTTGTGCCGGAGCCACAGCGCAGCTTTGGCTATTATGTGTTTCCGATTTTACAGGGCGATCAGATTGTCGGGCGTACCGATATGAAGGCGTTTCGCGATCAGAACGTGCTGCGCGTCAAGGCGCTGTGGTCCGAGGGGAAGGTCCGCTGGGGCAAAGCGCGGCAGGCGGCACTTGAGGCAGAGTTGGAGCGGGTGAAACGGCTGGCCGGGGTCGAACAGGTGGTGTTCGAAGATGGTTGGATGCGCGGATCAGCTTTGCATCATCTCTGA